In Verrucomicrobiia bacterium, the genomic stretch AACGATTCCGCAACTTGCCGTTTGTGGGTGTGTTGAAGGAACATGTTTACCAGTCAGCAGCAGGAACTTGAAGCAGGCATGCGCGTTAACGTGACATTTTATTCGTACTTCCGTGATCTCACGGGCTGTTCGACTTCCATGCAGGAAGTTCCCAACCAGTTCACGCTTGGAGAACTGCAGGCGAAACTCATTGCGGAATACCCGCGGCTGGGGCCGATGCAACGCTCCACGCTGATGGCTGTTGGCGTTGACTATCAGCCCCGTGAGTATGTCCTGCGTGAAGGTGACGAGATCTCGCTG encodes the following:
- a CDS encoding MoaD/ThiS family protein, coding for MRVNVTFYSYFRDLTGCSTSMQEVPNQFTLGELQAKLIAEYPRLGPMQRSTLMAVGVDYQPREYVLREGDEISLFPPVQGG